TGTGATGTGGCCCTTTGTCACACATTTCTCAAATAGTATGGCATTTTCCAGTCTCTCCAGAACTAGAATATCACCATTTTGATTGTGACTTACTTTTACTTTTTATGATCAATTCTTCTCTGAGCTCTTGAATAGTAGCCATCAAGTCTGCCTCTTCCTTTCTGCCATCCTTAAGGTCAGCAAGTACTTCAGATAATTTATCTTGTTTTTCCTCAATGGATTTGTTCTTCTGACAGGCTTCTACATGCAACAGGGAGAACTTGGAAAACTTTGCTCACTGCTCACCCCATATTCTTGATAATTTACAAACAAGTTGAAACACATTGCTACCAATATTAATAATTGGCAGACCCCACCTCTTATATCCTACCATTGTGAGAACTGTCCACTTATTCCTATAATCAGCTTCATGCTCATTAACAAGTTTCTAATCCAGACAAGGACCTGTCCTTTTATCCCATAAATGCAAAGTCTGCTGATTAATCTTTAGTAACAGAACAACAGTTTGACATTTTAGATTTTAGAAACAGAGGCAGCACATCCTATCTTGtcgcttgaggcaaaacaggaagtggcaCCCTGCCCTGCTGTTACACTGCACACCCTGCCGTATTTGCAATGGCAGAGAAGCGATGGTGCTTTTTTCAGACAATATCTCACTGATTTGAGGTGAGATTTCGCATAAAATGGATGTGATCTTATACAAAATTGGCGCTGATGGCAGTGCTTCTTTGCTGCTGGCGGAGGGGCAAGGCAGGGTACCTGCAAGAGTGCCACCTGAGGCCATGggctcaccctgcctaatggctgggccAGCTCTGGAAGCCAATATCTATAAGCTAACACAACAAAGCGCTTCTCAACTCCCTTCTCACTATATTCAAACCTTGTTTTCAACCACCACATTTTCCCATGTCCCCCACCTTCGCTCGCTCTACTCAAACCTCAGCCATGGTTCAAAACTACCACTCCCCGCCCCCTCTTAGTGTTGCTTTATCCCTGCTGTACTCAAACCTCTCCATCTTCCATTCCTTAGCtgcttcaaatgttgtttgactccTAGTACTATGTGTTGTCTTCTACATTAAGTTCCAGATTCCATGTAGCCATTTAGAACGGGtattttattaacaagcaagCACTTATATATTTTCAATATCCATTATTTAACCGTCTCTAACTAAACAAGCTAAGTGACAGGCTCGCTCTAAGATTTCCATACACCTTAAAGATACAGTAAGATATGTCTGCAAAAGTAAGAGGGCTACAGAATTGGAGCGAGGAAGAGGCATGGAAATGGGGGGCAGTCTCAGTGCAAGCAAGAGttgagaaaaggagggaggggaaagggaggggaagatGAAAATGGGGGAGTGCAAAGGGAGTTCGCAAAAAAGGAGGGAGTGGGCGGCATGGCCATGATTATGAAGTTGAAAGCAAGAGTATGATAGTGACTTCAGAATAGGAGGGGCTATTTGCTTCATTATTGGGCAGAAGGTGAAAAGGGTGCTTAGGAGGAAGGTGGCATCAAGTTAGTTTGTGTACAGGGTGGGGGTTGCAGGAAAGGGGAGACAAGAAGGTATGTACTCATGCAGAAATATTTCATGAACTCATACTCTACCATCTGTGTACTCATGAAATTTAGTGATCATCTTGTCCCCATCTATTAATCTGTTCGACCATTTAtctgtaattaaaaacaaaacaaaacagagttaTTTGCCAGCCCACTCCTGAAACATTTGTGCTGGTTTATAAACAATGTATACAAAACAGATAACTTTTGCTGATAAGCTATGCTGAAAGTCTTGGCCCTcaccaaattttatttatacccagataTGCCTCCCCAGCACAACATTGCTGAGAGACAAGTGCAGGAGATGGGATGACATGGGACCCAAtttggtttttctttcttcccccaccAGCCTCCCTCCCAACAGCTTCTCAGCCATGGAAGGGGACTGCTACTAGGGTGTGTCCTGCATTCCACAAATGTTTTAAAGAACACCACTTTCTTCAGAATTGCAGTTTAGCATCCCTTGCAGATAGGAACTGTTTCTGTGTAGAGCACCTTTGCCTCCGTGGCAGGAAGTGTCAATTAACAATAATTTAATAGCAATAACCCATATAAAATTGTACCTGAAAGTTTGCATAAAGACTCCATGCATAAATCACTCAGTCTCAGCGTCTGGTCAATCTTCTCATTGCTACAAGTGGTTTTGAACTTAGTCCATAATTCCTTCATGTGTTCTGCAAGTTTTGCCAGTTCATCATCACCTTTTTCCTGGGTCATGATTCTAAAAATAGATTATGGTATAGTCACTCAGAAGTTTCTCCAGGTAGACAGACAGGCTTGCTGATTTCCTGGGCAAACGTAAAATAATTGCTTATTGAAAAATCCCACGTATCCAAGTCATTTAGATTTTAAAGGGCAAAAATCTAGGTATCAGAATAAGTGTTGGGCTGTTTACAACTGAACGCTATCATTAGCCATAAAAGCTCTCACAAGACCCTATGTAATTCTCAACATGACAGAACATATAAAATTAATCCTAACACACACATAACCCTTcaaaatgaatacaacttaattATTTAAATACTAAATAATGATGGAGCCAAATAAATTTTTAGTGGGAGTGAGTTTTATCAACTGCCCAGAAAGCCTTGCTCTTGGTAACTGCCTCTTAGTGATGGGCAGGACTGCAAGGCCTGATTTTCTGTTATAAGGTTTGGTATGAACATAGACAAGTCCCAAACCCAAAATATGTTACTAGTACAGAATTGCTGCAATATGCAGCCTCCTGTGCCAaaagaagtttccaaaccatctttaaAAGCTACCTTACTTACAGTGCTAATAATTCAGCTTGGAAGGAGTCAGACCATGACTTACTAGGTCAAGTTTCCCCAGGAATATGATCGTAGCAGGCAAACTAGCTTGGCCACTGATGCTCCTTGCACCACCATTGGCAATGTTTGGGTGCAGATGCTCCCTTCGACTACAGCTCACCTTCGAGGGAAATGTAAatccctcccctcacacaagacaAGCTGCACAACTCCATCCAGGTGTTGCTAGCtttaccattttaaaaaaggGGCGTTGGGTCAAAGAAGCTTTCCAGGGGAAGAAATCCAGTAGCAAAATCAAACCATATGTAAGAAGAGATGAAACTGTTCACCCCCAGCAACTAAGTGGCTGTTACAATTTTGAacaaggatagctcagtcggtagagcataagattctgaatctcagggctgtgggttcagaCCCCATGTTGGGCTAAAATATTCCGGCACtacacggggttggactagattacatTTGAAGTCCCtttcaaccctacaattctatgaaatccagTTGGCAGAGTAAATAAAAAGCCAGTCCTGCTTTCTGACTGGCCacttactttctctttctttctttctttctttctttctttctttctttctttctttctagaatcTTCCTGAAAATGAGACCCTCACCGTCATTAATGACAATGTGTCTCTAATAAGTTTTTAATcattggagtcccttccaaatctacaactctatgattctaagcagggATCGCAAGGGGCTCCCCAGCCCCCTAAGTATGGAGGTAAACTATTTAACAGGAAAAAAATCAGGAgcattgtctttttttaaaaaaatgtttctactTTGCCTGTCAAGAActgaattctgtgtgtgtgtgtgtgtgcataagtgtgtgtgtgcgcacacccacccaccccatataTATACACCACTCACAAACACATATATACTATACATAGCCACAcactatatatacacatacactacATAATATACATACACAGATATACT
The nucleotide sequence above comes from Podarcis raffonei isolate rPodRaf1 chromosome 1, rPodRaf1.pri, whole genome shotgun sequence. Encoded proteins:
- the SPC25 gene encoding kinetochore protein Spc25 isoform X3 — encoded protein: MTQEKGDDELAKLAEHMKELWTKFKTTCSNEKIDQTLRLSDLCMESLCKLSDKWSNRLIDGDKMITKFHEYTDEACQKNKSIEEKQDKLSEVLADLKDGRKEEADLMATIQELREELIIKSKTTHLQFIFRCVDHKDLEKPYILTLTINEEGAYEVISCFPPLDCIEELQQKVRETSNFSAFIANVRKAFIALTYK
- the SPC25 gene encoding kinetochore protein Spc25 isoform X1, with the translated sequence MTQEKGDDELAKLAEHMKELWTKFKTTCSNEKIDQTLRLSDLCMESLCKLSDKWSNRLIDGDKMITKFHEYTDEACQKNKSIEEKQDKLSEVLADLKDGRKEEADLMATIQELREELIIKSKIKSKPPEEIMERLHKSEKLFKERLGLEIRKTGATHLQFIFRCVDHKDLEKPYILTLTINEEGAYEVISCFPPLDCIEELQQKVRETSNFSAFIANVRKAFIALTYK
- the SPC25 gene encoding kinetochore protein Spc25 isoform X2; the protein is MTQEKGDDELAKLAEHMKELWTKFKTTCSNEKIDQTLRLSDLCMESLCKLSDKWSNRLIDGDKMITKFHEYTDEACQKNKSIEEKQDKLSEVLADLKDGRKEEADLMATIQELREELIIKSKIKSKPPEEIMERLHKSEKLFKERLGLEIRKTGATHLQFIFRCVDHKDLEKPYILTLTINEEGAYEGKIICFWTEKVPYCIAVCAYF